The Arachis duranensis cultivar V14167 chromosome 2, aradu.V14167.gnm2.J7QH, whole genome shotgun sequence genome has a window encoding:
- the LOC107475968 gene encoding poly [ADP-ribose] polymerase 2, whose amino-acid sequence MSSKLKVEELRAHLQQRGLATTGTKPTLIRRLDAALRKEAKENSVGNADGSGSGVGADGDTLLLAGNKRVRESEGDDGENGDSNHGNKITAIEELRELSVQQLRQQASLHGIPASGSKKQLVERISQLLRNGSDNVEDEEATSCKEEEKIVTATKKGAAILDQWLPDHIKSQYHVLQLGGEVYDAMLNQTNVGDNNNKFYVIQVLESDDGSKFLVYNRWGRVGVKGQDKIHGPFTSSAHAIVEFEEKFLAKTKNAWSDRKNFICYPKSYVWLEMDYSSKEEESTVTESAGHELKKQPLESKLEPRVAKFISLVCNVSMMNQQMMEIGYNANKLPLGKLSKSTILKGYEVLKRLADVIDKSNRRALEQLSGEFYTVIPHDFGFRKMRDFVIDTPQKLKRKLEMVEALAEIEVATKLLKEDEEMQGDPLYAHYQRLHCELLPVESGSKEFSMIERYMKNTHAETHSNYSVEIVQIFRTSKEGEAERFKKFCGTKNRMLLWHGSRLSNWTGILSQGLRIAPPEAPVTGYMFGKGVYFADMFSKSANYCYATHTATDGVLLLCEVALGDMAELLTAKYDADKLPEGKLSTKGVGGTSPDFSEAQALEDGVVVPLGNPKKNPSFKGSLLYNEYIVYNVEQIKMRYVVHVNFNFKPRH is encoded by the exons atgtCAAGTAAACTGAAGGTGGAGGAACTGCGAGCTCACCTCCAACAACGTGGACTCGCCACTACTGGAACAAAACCCACTCTG ATTCGGAGACTTGACGCCGCACTTCGCAAAGAAGCTAAGGAAAATTCTGTTGGTAATGCTGATGGTTCTGGTTCTGGTGTTGGTGCTGATGGTGATACTTTGTTATTGGCGGGTAAtaagagagtgagagagagtgAAGGTGATGATGGTGAGAATGGTGACTCTAATCATGGTAACAAAATCACTGCCATTGAGGAGCTTCGTGAGTTGAGTGTTCAGCAGCTTCGACAACAAGCTTCCCTTCATGGAATTCCGGCCTCTGGTTCCAAGAAACAATTGGTTGAAAGAATCTCTCAGCTGTTGCGAAACGGTTCTGATAATGTAGAGGATG AGGAGGCTACATCATGTAAAGAGGAGGAAAAGATAGTGACTGCAACCAAAAAGGGTGCTGCTATTCTTGATCAGTGGCTGCCGGATCatatcaaatcacagtatcatGTTCTGCAACTG GGTGGTGAAGTTTATGATGCCATGTTAAACCAGACAAATGTTGGGGACAACAATAACAAGTTCTATGTGATTCAAGTTCTTG AATCCGATGATGGTAGTAAATTTCTTGTTTACAATAGATGGGGAAGGGTAGGTGTAAAGGGTCAAGACAAGATACACGGACCTTTCACATCAAGTGCGCATGCCATTGTAGAGTTTGAAGAGAAGTTTTTGGCCAAGACCAAGAATGCTTGGTCTGATAGGAAAAACTTTATTTGCTACCCAAAGAGTTATGTATGGTTGGAAATGGATTACAGCAGCAAGGAAGAAGAATCTACA GTCACAGAAAGTGCTGGCCATGAATTGAAAAAGCAACCTCTGGAATCAAAACTTGAGCCCCGTGTTGCAAAGTTTATATCTCTTGTTTGCAATGTGAGCATGATGAATCAGCAAATGATGGAAATAG GGTATAATGCAAACAAGTTGCCCCTTGGAAAACTTAGCAAATCAACAATTCTAAAG gGCTATGAAGTTCTCAAAAGACTTGCTGATGTGATTGATAAATCTAATAGGAGAGCTCTTGAGCAATTAAGTGG AGAATTTTACACTGTAATTCCTCATGATTTTGGATTCAGAAAAATGC GAGATTTTGTTATCGACACCCCTCAAAAGTTAAAGCGAAAGTTGGAAATG GTTGAAGctcttgctgaaattgaggttgCGACAAAGCTATTGAAGGAGGATGAAGAAATGCAG GGAGATCCCCTTTATGCACATTATCAACGCCTTCATTGTGAACTCTTACCAGTTGAATCTGGTAGCAAGGAATTCTCCATG ATTGAAAGATATATGAAGAACACTCATGCAGAAACACATTCAAACTATTCAGTGGAAATTGTTCAAATATTCAGGACTTCGAAAGAAGGAGAGGCTGAACGCTTCAAAAAG TTTTGCGGCACAAAAAATAGGATGCTTTTGTGGCATGGTTCTCGGCTCTCAAACTGGACTGGAATTTTATCTCAAG GTTTACGCATAGCTCCACCTGAGGCACCTGTAACCGGATACATGTTTGGGAAGGGTGTATACTTTGCTGACATGTTCTCCAAAAGTGCAAATTATTGCTATGCTACTCATACCGCTACAGATGGAGTGCTCCTTTTATGCGAg GTTGCACTTGGTGACATGGCTGAACTTCTAACAGCAAAGTATGATGCTGATAAGTTGCCTGAAGGAAAACTTAG CACAAAAGGAGTAGGAGGAACATCACCAGATTTTTCTGAAGCCCAGGCACTTGAGGACGGGGTTGTTGTTCCCCTAGGAAATCCCAAGAAAAATCCAAGCTTTAAG GGCTCTCTTTTGTACAATGAGTACATTGTTTATAATGTAGAACAAATTAAGATGCGCTATGTTGTTCATGTAAATTTCAACTTTAAGCCAAGACACTAA
- the LOC107475974 gene encoding indole-3-acetic acid-induced protein ARG2, translating into MARSFSTVKASISSLITRQGYATTAQSAVRGGAATISGGKMGPKTTEEKAAAAKKVSWVPDPVTGYYKPENIKDIDVADLRATLLTKKFNH; encoded by the exons ATGGCTCGTTCTTTCTCGACTGTGAAGGCTTCCATTTCTTCTCTTATTACCAG GCAAGGATATGCGACAACAGCACAAAGTGCAGTTAGGGGAGGAGCAGCCACCATAAGCGGCGGCAAGATGGGGCCAAAGACGACGGAAGAGAAGGCGGCGGCTGCGAAGAAGGTGTCATGGGTCCCAGATCCAGTCACCGGTTACTACAAACCAGAGAACATCAAAGATATTGATGTTGCTGACCTTAGAGCTACTCTCTTGACAAAAAAGTTCAAccattaa
- the LOC107475973 gene encoding indole-3-acetic acid-induced protein ARG2-like: protein MASSFFTNNVKFISAHVLGGFSISLITRRTYAVATAQSVASGGRATISGSKMGPATVEEKVAIAKKVSWMPDTVTGYYKPENINEIDVAELRASLLTKKFNN from the exons atggCTAGCTCTTTTTTCACTAATAATGTGAAGTTTATCTCTGCTCATGTTCTTGGAGGATTCTCCATCTCTCTTATTACCAG ACGTACGTACGCGGTGGCAACAGCACAAAGTGTAGCAAGCGGAGGAAGAGCCACCATAAGTGGCAGCAAAATGGGGCCGGCGACGGTGGAAGAAAAGGTGGCAATTGCTAAAAAGGTGTCATGGATGCCGGACACTGTCACCGGTTACTACAAACCAGAAAACATCAATGAGATCGATGTTGCTGAGCTCAGAGCTTCACTTTTGACcaaaaaattcaacaattaa
- the LOC107476078 gene encoding uncharacterized protein At5g01610, which yields MGIHFPVSFHTNRKTEPKTLPSAPITAILLFLLLSPLLTTSSVAGEPTAYEALASYDFPSGILPEGITGYELDESTGKFRAFLNGTCSFSLEGSYELSYKSTISGIISKDKLTELNGVSVKVLFFWLNIVEVVRNGDELDFSVGIASASFPLDNFFVSPRCGCGLNCDDDDDFRVRKLKLRNPSVSSS from the exons ATGGGTATCCACTTTCCAG TTTCATTTCATACTAACCGAAAAACTGAACCAAAAACCCTTCCATCCGCTCCGATCACCGCCattcttctcttcctcctcctctctccGCTGCTCACCACTTCCTCCGTCGCCGGAGAACCTACCGCATACGAGGCTCTCGCGAGCTACGATTTCCCCTCGGGAATTCTCCCTGAAGGCATAACCGGCTACGAACTCGACGAATCCACGGGCAAATTCCGCGCGTTCCTCAACGGAACCTGCAGCTTCTCTCTGGAAGGATCCTACGAGCTTAGCTACAAATCAACGATCAGTGGCATTATCTCGAAAGACAAGCTAACGGAGCTCAACGGCGTCTCCGTTAAGGTCCTCTTCTTCTGGCTTAACATCGTCGAGGTCGTGCGTAACGGCGACGAGCTCGATTTCTCCGTTGGAATCGCCTCCGCTTCGTTCCCGCTCGATAACTTCTTCGTGTCGCCAAGGTGCGGTTGCGGATTGAACTGCGACGACGACGACGATTTCCGAGTGAGGAAGCTTAAGTTGAGGAATCCATCGGTTTCGTCATCgtag
- the LOC107475976 gene encoding uncharacterized protein LOC107475976: MGTINFQAKPISQNLIFLTTLILIFLSTTSLSSNNEENTTTLTAYDVLQKFNFPIGLLPNGVLSYELDPSTGNFKAYLDGTCTFKIESYDLNYKSTITGVITKNKISNLSGIQVKVLFLWLNIVSVTRVDDELQFSVGIASADFAVSNFYESPTCGCGFDCVNLANKVIHHGNMSSHDYVMSS; this comes from the coding sequence ATGGGTACTATCAATTTTCAAGCAAAACCCATATCCCAAAATCTAATATTTCTCACAACCTTGATCTTGATCTTCCTCTCAACCACATCATTATCCTCTAATAATGAAGAAAACACAACCACCTTAACTGCTTATGATGTTCTTCAAAAGTTCAACTTCCCAATTGGGCTTCTCCCAAACGGTGTTCTAAGCTACGAATTGGACCCTTCCACGGGTAACTTCAAAGCTTACTTAGATGGCACTTGCACGTTCAAGATTGAGTCCTATGATCTGAACTATAAGTCAACCATAACAGGTGTCATCACCAAGAACAAGATCTCTAACTTAAGTGGTATTCAGGTTAAGGTTTTGTTCCTTTGGTTGAACATTGTGTCGGTGACACGTGTTGATGATGAGTTACAATTCTCGGTTGGGATTGCATCTGCTGATTTTGCGGTTAGTAATTTCTATGAGTCTCCCACTTGTGGTTGTGGATTTGATTGTGTAAATTTGGCTAACAAGGTCATTCATCATGGGAACATGTCATCACATGATTATGTTATGTCTTCTTAA